A region from the Rhinoderma darwinii isolate aRhiDar2 chromosome 2, aRhiDar2.hap1, whole genome shotgun sequence genome encodes:
- the SUOX gene encoding sulfite oxidase, mitochondrial, protein MALLCRVPSVALCSLTRPQRLQKQMFMSVRMCTAQNESRRNRSTETVPKAKSWKWGATTAGALLGLGTFMIFDTQRRKVAQAESKEEHAPSHVFPQYTREDVKKHTNPTDRIWVTYTGEVFDITDFVDMHPGGKRILLAAGGALEPFWALYGVHKSEHVMEILQEYKVGVLSPDDKEEPCDLSDPYSSDPIRHPILKVNSQKPFNAEPPAEMLTENFITPNELFFKRNHLPVPNINPEEFQLIVERPPGAKLGKPLKLTLKDLQTKFSRHEVTATLQCAGNRRSEMNAVKPVKGLEWGGSAISTARWAGVRLRDVLLDAGYTEDMPNVQHVQFEGLDQDLTGTKYGASISFMRAMSKDQEVLLAYEMNGEELPKDHGFPLRAIVPGVVGARNVKWLGRIIVNEEESASHWQQNDYKGFNPCVDWDTVDFSSSPAIQDLPVQSAITEPSPGESITPDDGKVTIKGYAWSGGGREIVRVDVSLDGGKTWKVADLIGEEKKELTWAWKLWTLEADIPVEDKELTIICKAVDSSYNVQPDTVAPIWNLRGVLNNAWHRISVTVDRDED, encoded by the exons ATGGCACTGCTATGTAGGGTTCCATCAGTGGCACTGTGCAGCCTGACCAGACCACAGAG GTTGCAGAAACAGATGTTCATGTCGGTACGAATGTGTACAGCCCAGAATGAGTCCAGGCGGAATCGGAGCACAGAAACTGTACCCAAAGCAAAAAGCTGGAAATGGGGTGCAACGACAGCTGGGGCATTGTTGGGATTGGGCACCTTCATGATATTTGATACTCAAAGGCGAAAA GTTGCTCAAGCCGAGTCTAAAGAAGAACATGCACCTTCACATGTTTTCCCTCAGTATACGAGAGAGGATGTGAAGAAGCACACAAATCCCACTGACAGAATATGGGTTACCTATACAGGGGAAGTATTTGACATCACAGATTTTGTTGATATGCATCCTGGAGGGAAAAGAATCTTGCTGGCTGCTGGGGGAGCTTTAGAACCTTTCTGGGCCCTTTATGGTGTTCACAAGAGTGAGCATGTCATGGAAATTTTGCAGGAGTACAAGGTGGGAGTGCTTAGCCCTGATGACAAGGAGGAGCCCTGTGATTTATCCGATCCTTACTCTAGCGATCCTATTCGACATCCTATTCTAAAGGTCAATAGTCAAAAACCTTTTAATGCTGAGCCTCCTGCTGAAATGCTGACTGAGAACTTTATCACTCCAAATGAGTTGTTCTTCAAGAGGAACCACTTGCCAGTGCCAAATATTAACCCTGAGGAATTCCAACTTATTGTAGAGAGACCACCTGGAGCAAAACTGGGTAAACCATTGAAATTGACCCTCAAAGACCTCCAGACCAAGTTTTCACGgcatgaagttactgccactttgCAATGTGCTGGAAATAGGCGCTCTGAGATGAATGCTGTAAAGCCAGTTAAAGGACTAGAATGGGGAGGATCAGCAATTAGTACAGCTCGTTGGGCAGGAGTACGGCTGAGGGATGTTTTGTTAGATGCCGGCTATACAGAGGACATGCCTAATGTGcaacatgtccagtttgaagggtTGGATCAAGACCTAACGGGAACAAAGTATGGAGCATCCATCTCCTTCATGCGTGCAATGAGCAAGGACCAGGAAGTTCTACTTGCTTATGAAATGAATGGTGAGGAATTGCCTAAAGACCATGGGTTTCCTCTGCGTGCTATTGTGCCAGGTGTGGTAGGTGCCCGGAATGTGAAGTGGTTGGGACGCATTATTGTAAACGAGGAGGAAAGTGCTAGTCACTGGCAGCAAAATGATTACAAGGGTTTCAATCCATGTGTGGATTGGGACACTGTAGACTTTTCTTCCTCTCCAGCCATACAAGACCTGCCTGTGCAGTCTGCAATTACAGAACCAAGTCCTGGAGAAAGTATCACCCCAGATGATGGAAAAGTAACCATCAAAGGATATGCATGGAGTGGAGGTGGGAGAGAGATTGTGCGAGTGGATGTGTCTCTGGATGGAGGAAAGACCTGGAAAGTGGCTGATCTTATTGGAGAGGAGAAGAAAGAACTGACATGGGCATGGAAACTATGGACGTTGGAGGCAGATATTCCTGTTGAAGACAAAGAACTGACAATCATCTGTAAAGCTGTAGATAGCAGCTACAATGTGCAACCGGATACCGTGGCCCCAATATGGAACTTGCGTGGGGTATTGAACAATGCATGGCACCGTATAAGTGTCACAGTGGACAGAGATGAAGACTGA